From Pseudoalteromonas viridis, one genomic window encodes:
- a CDS encoding fibronectin type III domain-containing protein, which produces MTSKLLPTCVSTLCIGSTLMFGQLATFSAQAATQSDHCEITRTAPGSPPMSWDNNDYVTEVKHSVFGAESCEAPNNATITKIHASFTAFANKQILTRGLLKGDYILKINASSPYLANPISGQVEATMDAYNANLLGSSTVNLPFEGVRLDNLSLNLTAQLKNSVSLRCANRNPAECEDYMYFEYTIGVDYEYDVPGVPDAPGWINASTSGNNVSVNWEPVSGATYKVAIQYNNNSWTDYQYVPSPASASYMSWQNLNDGNRRYQVVACNSYGCSEPSPISNTATVSSRLGTPNAPTARLSGNTVIVDWNDVPGAYQYVLSIKFNNNNWTDFRYFSAPNTSSISWSNLGSGKRQYRVKACTQSGICFNASPASNVVSN; this is translated from the coding sequence ATGACCTCTAAGCTATTACCGACCTGTGTTTCGACGCTATGCATAGGTTCAACGCTTATGTTTGGGCAACTTGCCACTTTTTCAGCGCAAGCAGCGACCCAAAGTGACCATTGCGAAATTACCAGAACAGCACCTGGCTCACCTCCAATGAGCTGGGACAACAATGACTACGTCACGGAAGTCAAACACTCTGTCTTTGGCGCTGAAAGCTGCGAAGCCCCCAACAATGCAACCATCACTAAAATTCATGCCAGTTTTACTGCATTTGCAAATAAACAAATCCTGACACGTGGCCTGCTAAAGGGCGATTATATTCTAAAAATAAACGCTTCTTCGCCATACTTAGCCAACCCTATTTCTGGTCAGGTTGAGGCAACTATGGATGCATACAACGCGAACTTATTAGGCTCTTCAACCGTCAACTTACCTTTCGAAGGTGTCCGGTTAGACAATCTGTCGCTCAATCTGACGGCACAACTAAAAAACAGTGTCAGTTTACGGTGTGCAAACAGAAACCCGGCTGAGTGTGAAGACTATATGTACTTCGAATACACCATAGGAGTTGATTATGAATATGATGTTCCAGGTGTGCCAGATGCTCCGGGCTGGATAAATGCATCTACTTCAGGCAATAACGTGAGTGTAAACTGGGAGCCTGTCAGTGGTGCAACTTACAAAGTCGCCATTCAATATAACAATAATAGCTGGACCGATTATCAGTATGTTCCAAGCCCTGCATCAGCCTCCTATATGAGCTGGCAAAACTTAAACGATGGCAACCGCCGTTATCAAGTTGTCGCTTGCAACAGTTATGGCTGCTCTGAGCCCTCCCCCATTTCAAATACAGCAACGGTGAGTTCGCGATTAGGTACACCTAATGCACCAACAGCAAGGCTAAGTGGCAATACAGTCATCGTAGATTGGAATGATGTGCCAGGCGCTTATCAGTATGTGCTTTCAATCAAGTTCAACAACAATAACTGGACTGATTTTAGATACTTTAGTGCACCAAACACATCAAGTATTTCATGGTCAAACCTGGGGTCAGGCAAAAGACAATACCGAGTGAAAGCTTGCACGCAAAGTGGCATTTGTTTCAACGCATCGCCAGCATCTAATGTTGTAAGTAACTAA
- the fos gene encoding fosfomycin resistance glutathione transferase has translation MITGLNHITIAVSDLQQSIHFYMDVLGFTGHVKWATGAYLSVGELWFCLSSDTPCPKTDYTHIAFTVSDADFSGYCQKVLAGGTKQWKQNTSEGHSLYILDPDGHKLELRAGNLTSRLDALKVQPYKQLEWL, from the coding sequence ATGATCACAGGATTGAACCATATCACGATTGCAGTCAGTGATTTACAGCAATCAATTCACTTTTATATGGATGTGTTGGGCTTTACCGGTCACGTCAAATGGGCAACGGGTGCGTACTTATCAGTCGGTGAGTTGTGGTTTTGTCTGTCGAGCGATACACCGTGCCCCAAAACGGACTATACGCACATTGCTTTTACGGTATCTGATGCGGACTTTTCCGGCTACTGCCAGAAGGTGCTGGCTGGCGGCACAAAACAGTGGAAGCAAAATACCAGTGAAGGTCACTCTTTATATATTCTGGACCCGGATGGCCACAAACTGGAACTGCGTGCGGGCAACCTGACCAGCCGTTTGGACGCGCTTAAAGTTCAGCCCTATAAACAGCTGGAATGGCTTTAA
- a CDS encoding GNAT family N-acetyltransferase has protein sequence MEFCFLAERPELKPLVAKWYFEQWGAIVPEASLSSFEDKLTEYLQTDAIPLIVLLMQDNAPIGAAQLRFHEMTIYPDKTYWLGGVYVATHARGNKVASALVQKVEQLAISFGVRELHLQTEQQDGGLYTRLGWQAQERVNYRGVDVVVMCKRLAHS, from the coding sequence TTGGAATTTTGTTTTCTCGCCGAGCGACCCGAGCTTAAGCCGCTGGTCGCAAAATGGTATTTTGAACAGTGGGGCGCTATCGTGCCCGAAGCCTCTTTGTCTTCGTTTGAAGACAAGCTCACAGAGTATCTGCAAACGGACGCTATCCCTTTAATTGTACTGTTGATGCAAGATAATGCGCCCATTGGCGCGGCTCAGCTGCGTTTTCATGAAATGACCATCTACCCGGATAAAACCTACTGGCTGGGTGGGGTTTATGTTGCAACCCATGCGAGAGGAAACAAAGTTGCATCGGCACTGGTACAAAAAGTCGAGCAGCTGGCTATCTCTTTTGGCGTTCGGGAATTGCATTTGCAAACCGAGCAGCAAGATGGGGGGTTGTACACACGTTTAGGCTGGCAGGCTCAGGAGCGGGTGAATTATCGCGGCGTGGATGTGGTTGTGATGTGCAAGCGTTTAGCACATTCGTAA
- a CDS encoding S9 family peptidase, whose product MPFGLKRTLQCSLLAFATLPVLAQASAGLQAEDIFELEYASDPQISPNGEHVVYVRNSNDVMKDAKRQNLWLVDAKTGVQSPLFSDENRYYQPRWSPDGSKIAFLSDVSGSTQVHVHYIAQNRTALLTQLQSGISDLTWSPDGKWLAFSQKVEEKPAVIAKMPAKPKGAQWSESAIVIDKAYYQADGRGLVKPGYRQIFVLPSEGGTPRQLTSGNYHHSGKLAWRSDSKGIVFSANRIADWEYKRLEGDLFEVDFNGKITQLTNAPGREHSPSFSENGKQLAFLSSSGELNPYRNHKLNIMNWQSKESRMIAKDFDRSIQNPSWIGSAKLAIAYDDHGMRKLATITTKGKIKDLTDTLSGTTLGRPYLSGQFSANFDGEIAFTKGSSSRPADVAVTTSKGKVKPLTALNEDLLAHKTLGKVHEITYKSSFDGEPIQGWYITPPDFDPSKKYPLLMEIHGGPHLAYGPHFSAELQRYAAQGYVVFYDNHRGSSSYGERFAMLLKYKYSSKEDFADHNSGVDAMIAKGFIDQDNLFIAGGSAGGIATAYAIGLTDRFNAAVVVKPVINWLSKVLTADSGLVQIPTQFPGMPWEHVDHYWERSPLSLVGNVTTPTMLMTGEEDLRTPMAETEQFYQALKHRKIDSVLVKIPGAPHGIAGRPSRMISKIEHTLAWFEKYKK is encoded by the coding sequence ATGCCTTTTGGACTCAAACGTACTTTGCAATGCTCCTTGCTGGCGTTTGCAACACTACCCGTATTGGCGCAGGCAAGTGCCGGGCTTCAGGCTGAAGATATTTTTGAGCTGGAGTATGCAAGCGACCCACAGATTTCGCCCAATGGTGAGCACGTGGTTTACGTGCGTAACAGCAACGATGTAATGAAAGACGCCAAAAGACAAAACCTGTGGCTGGTGGATGCTAAAACTGGCGTCCAGTCTCCGTTGTTCTCAGACGAAAACCGCTACTATCAGCCGCGCTGGTCGCCCGATGGCAGTAAAATTGCTTTTCTGAGCGATGTGTCTGGCAGCACTCAGGTGCACGTGCATTATATCGCGCAAAATCGCACAGCTTTGCTGACCCAGTTACAGTCTGGGATAAGTGACCTGACCTGGTCGCCAGATGGTAAATGGCTGGCATTTAGCCAGAAAGTAGAAGAAAAGCCGGCAGTCATTGCCAAAATGCCCGCCAAGCCTAAAGGCGCGCAGTGGTCAGAGTCTGCCATTGTGATTGATAAAGCTTACTATCAGGCGGACGGGCGAGGTCTGGTCAAGCCAGGGTATCGGCAGATTTTTGTGTTGCCAAGCGAAGGCGGCACGCCTCGACAGCTGACTTCAGGCAATTATCACCACAGTGGCAAACTGGCATGGCGCAGTGACTCCAAGGGCATAGTGTTCTCGGCTAACCGCATTGCTGACTGGGAATATAAACGCTTAGAAGGCGACCTGTTTGAAGTAGACTTTAACGGTAAGATCACACAGTTGACCAATGCTCCGGGTCGCGAGCACTCTCCGAGTTTTTCTGAAAATGGCAAGCAGTTGGCGTTTTTGAGTTCATCGGGCGAGCTGAACCCGTATCGCAATCACAAACTGAACATTATGAACTGGCAAAGCAAAGAATCTCGCATGATTGCGAAAGACTTTGACCGTTCAATTCAAAACCCAAGCTGGATAGGCAGCGCTAAGCTTGCCATAGCCTATGACGACCACGGTATGCGCAAGCTAGCCACCATTACCACCAAAGGTAAAATCAAAGATCTCACCGATACGCTATCGGGCACCACGCTGGGCCGTCCCTATCTGAGTGGTCAGTTCAGCGCCAACTTTGATGGTGAAATTGCCTTTACCAAAGGCTCAAGCTCGCGCCCTGCGGATGTGGCAGTGACAACCAGTAAAGGCAAAGTGAAGCCACTGACTGCGCTGAACGAGGATTTACTGGCGCACAAAACACTGGGTAAAGTACACGAGATCACTTACAAGTCATCGTTCGATGGTGAGCCAATCCAGGGCTGGTACATTACGCCGCCGGACTTTGATCCGAGCAAGAAGTACCCGCTGCTGATGGAGATCCATGGTGGCCCACACCTGGCTTATGGCCCACACTTCTCGGCAGAATTACAGCGCTATGCAGCGCAGGGTTACGTGGTGTTTTACGATAATCACCGCGGTAGTAGCTCATACGGTGAGCGCTTTGCCATGTTGCTGAAATACAAGTACAGCTCAAAAGAAGACTTTGCCGACCACAACTCGGGTGTAGACGCCATGATTGCCAAGGGCTTTATTGATCAGGATAACCTGTTTATCGCGGGTGGCTCTGCGGGCGGTATCGCGACGGCCTATGCCATTGGCCTGACCGACCGCTTTAACGCCGCAGTAGTGGTTAAGCCGGTGATCAACTGGTTGAGCAAAGTACTGACGGCCGACAGTGGCCTGGTGCAGATCCCCACTCAGTTCCCGGGTATGCCGTGGGAACATGTTGACCATTACTGGGAGCGCTCGCCGCTGTCTTTGGTTGGTAATGTCACTACACCGACAATGCTGATGACGGGCGAGGAAGACTTGCGT